CAGCGTCTTCAGGCCGAGGAAGTCGAACTTCACCAGACCGCTACTCTCGACATGCTTCATGTCGAACTGCGTCACCGGCATGTCCGACCGGGGGTCGCGATAGAGCGGGACGAGCTGCGACAGCGGCCTGTCGCCGATGACTACGCCCGCCGCGTGGGTGGAAGAGTTGCGCGGCAACCCCTCCAGTTGCATCGCCAGATCGAGCAAGCGCCGCACATCCGGGTCGCGCTTGTACTCGCCCGCGAACTCGGCAACGCCGTTCAGCGCACGGTCCAGCGTCCACGGATCGGTCGGATGGTTCGGCACCATCTTGGTCAGACGGTCGACGTGGCCGTAACTCATCTGCAGAATCCGCCCGCAATCGCGCAGCACCGCGCGGGCCTTCATCTTGCCGAAAGTGATGATCTGCGCGACGTGATCGTGCCCGTATTTCTTCTGGACATAGCGGATCACTTCGCCGCGCCGCGTTTCGCAGAAGTCGATGTCGAAGTCGGGCATCGACACGCGTTCGGGGTTGAGGAAACGTTCGAACAGCAGGCCCAGCCGCAGCGGATCGAGATCGGTGATCGTCAGCGCCCACGCGACCAGCGAACCCGCACCGGACCCGCGCCCCGGCCCCACCGGAATGCCGTTTTCCTTGGCCCACTTGATGAAGTCGGCAACGATCAGGAAGTATCCGGGGAAGCCCATGCCGACGATGATGTCGATCTCGAACTTCAGGCGGTCGAAATACTTCTGCCGCTCCGCCGCGTCCATCTCGCCATAGGGTTCGAGCCGTTTCTCGAGGCCGCGATGCGCGTCCTCGGTGATCATACGCGCCTCGCCCTCCAAGTCGCCGGCAAGGCTGGGCAGGATCGGCTTGCGATAGGGCGGCATGAAAGCGCAGCGCTGCGCGACGACCATCGAATTGTTCAGCGTTTCGGGCAGGTCGGCGAAGATCTGCGCCATGGCGTCGGCGGGCTTGACCCATGCATCGCGCGGGGTGCGCGGACGGTCGGGCGTGTCGATATAGGTGGAGCTGGCGATACACAGCATCGCGTCCTGCGCGGGGTGGAAGCTCGCCTCGTCGAACAGCGCGGGGTTGGTGCCGACCAGCGGCAGGTTGCGGGCGTAGGCAAGGTCGATCAGCGACGTCTCGCTCTCCGCCTCGTTCTCTGCGCCGCTGCGCGCGATCTCGACATAGAGACGGTCGGGAAACAGCGCCTGCAGCCGGTCGGCATAAGCCTCCGCCTCGCCGTGCTGCTCCGCCGCGTAGAGCCGCGCCAAGGCGCCTTCACCTGCGCCCGTCAGGCAGATCAGCCCGCCGGTATGACCCTCCAGCGCCTCAATCTCGACATGGGGTTCAAGGTGCAGCGGACGTTCGAGGTGCGCCTTGCTGACGAGGTGGCAAAGGTTGTTCCACCCGTCCTCGTCCTGCGCATAAAGCGCCAGCCAGTCTATGGCGTCGCGGCAACCACCATCACGAGGGGGACGTTTTACTGCAAGAAAGGTGCCGACGATGGGCTGTACCCCGACGTCTTTCGCCGCCCCCGCAAAGGCGATCGAGCCATAGAGTCCGTTGCGGTCGCAGATGGCGATTGCGGGAAAGCCGCGATCCTTAGCCAGCTTTGCCATCTTCTTCGGATCGATCGCACCTTCCAGCATCGTGTAGCTGGAAAAGACGCGAAGAGGCACGAAGGGAGCGTAAGCCATGACACCACGCTAGACAAACGGCCCGCCCCGCGCGAGGGCAGGACGGGCCGTTTCAACAGAGGTATCCCCCGTTTTGCCGCGATTTTTGGCGCTAGCTTCAGGCCTTGGGAAAATCGTCCCTCCGGGCCAGTGCCGCGATCTCGCCGACGCCGAACACGCGGTCGCCCGATTTCTGGATCATCAGACCCGTGCGGTCGCCCTCTGGCAACATCATCACAAAGCGGATCAGTTCGGCGAACGTGCCTTCGCGGATCACGTCGAACCCGCGCAGCATGTCGCTTTGCGCGCCATCCTCACGCCGGTGAAGCGCGGCGTGGTCGTCCCAGTCGCTGGCGTTCGGATCGAACGGCTCTGCATGGAAAGTGGTGGGGTTGCTGCTCATCTCTTTGGCCCTCCTGACGGCGAATACGGTATGTTTATGGAACGCACCGCGAACGCGCCTTGTTCCTTATCAATCCGCAGATCTGGGCCGACAATGGGTCGAGAGCAGCACGGCCGGGGAAGCCCGGAACGCCATCTGCTGACTGGATCAGTGCAGCTTGCCCTCGTGCAGGCGGACGACCCGGTCCATCCGTGCCGCCAGCCGCTCATTATGCGTGGCGATCAAGGCGGCGCTGCCCTGCCCGCGCACCAGCCGCAGAAATTCCTCCAGCACGCGGTCGCTGGTCGCCTCGTCAAGGTTGCCGGTGGGTTCGTCCGCCAACACCAGTTCGGGTTTGTTCGCCAAGGCGCGAGCGACGGCCACACGCTGCTGCTCACCGCCTGAAAGCTGGCTGGGCCGATGCGTGAGGCGATGACCGAGGCCGAGCGCGGTCAGCAGTTCCTTTGCCCGCTCCTCCGCCTCTGCGCGCGGCACGCCCGAGACAAGTTGCGGCAGGATCACGTTCTCGCTCGCGTCGAAATCGGGCAGCAGGTGATGAAACTGATAGACGAAGCCCAGATGATCGCGCCGCAATGCCGTGCGCGCATCGCCGTTCGATTTCTCCGCCCGCTGGCCGCAGATCGCGATTTCGCCGCCGAAACCGCCTTCCAACAGGCCGACAGCTTGCAACATCGTCGACTTGCCCGAACCCGACGGCCCGAGCAGCGCCACGATTTCGCCAGGCATGATTTGCAGGTCGATGCCGCGCAGGACATCGATGGTGACACCGCCTTGCGTGAAGCTCCGGGTCAGCCCGCGAAGGTCGACGACGGGATTACTCATAGCGCAGCACCTGCACAGGATCGGTGCTTGCCGCCTTGAACGCAGGATAGAGCGTGGCAAGGAATGAGAGAATCAAGGCCATGCCGATGATGATGGTCACTTCCTTCGGATCGGTCCGCGCGGGCAGTTCGGACAGGAACCGGATCGACGGATCCCACAATTCCTGACCGGTGAACAGTTCGAACATCCGCACCACCGACTGGCGGAATTCCAATGCGACGAAGCCCAGGATCAGCCCAGCCCCGGTGCCCAGCGCCCCGATCAGGAACCCGGCGGTGACGAAGATCTTCAGAATCGATCGCCGCGTCGCGCCCATCGTGCGCATGATCGCGATGTCGCGCGTCTTGGCGCGGACCAGCATGATCAGGCTGGACAGGATGTTGAACACCGCAACCAGCACGATGATCGACAGCACCACGAACATCGCCACGCGTTCCACAGCCAGCGCCTCGAACAGAGAAGCGTTGATCGTCTTCCAGTCGTTGACCACCGCCCGGCCCGCCAGCTTCTGCGCCAGCGGTGCCAGCGTTTCGCCCACGGTGTCGGGGTCTTCGGTCATCACCTCGATCATGCCGATGGCATCGCCGATCAGCAGCAGCGTCTGCGCATCCTGCATCGGCATCACGACATAGGCATTGTCGTAATCGTAGATGCCGATCTCGAAAATCGCGGCCACTTCGTAACCGATCTCTCGCGGCACAGTGCCGAACGGCGTCGTGCGGCCCTGCGGGTTGATGACGGTGATCACGTCGCCGACCCGGATGCCCATGTTCTGCGCCAACCGCGAC
The sequence above is a segment of the Croceicoccus naphthovorans genome. Coding sequences within it:
- a CDS encoding ABC transporter ATP-binding protein; protein product: MSNPVVDLRGLTRSFTQGGVTIDVLRGIDLQIMPGEIVALLGPSGSGKSTMLQAVGLLEGGFGGEIAICGQRAEKSNGDARTALRRDHLGFVYQFHHLLPDFDASENVILPQLVSGVPRAEAEERAKELLTALGLGHRLTHRPSQLSGGEQQRVAVARALANKPELVLADEPTGNLDEATSDRVLEEFLRLVRGQGSAALIATHNERLAARMDRVVRLHEGKLH
- a CDS encoding lipoprotein-releasing ABC transporter permease subunit — encoded protein: MILSPFEWTIAKRYMLPGRGEAFIAMVAGISLVAVMLGVAALVIVMSVMNGFRAELLDKIVGLNGHAVIQAYGGRLNDWEDVLEEVRATPGVTEASPLIEQPLLGTYEGRVEAVLVRGSTQEAIKELGDKKLLGNLDLLQPGSNRVAIGSRLAQNMGIRVGDVITVINPQGRTTPFGTVPREIGYEVAAIFEIGIYDYDNAYVVMPMQDAQTLLLIGDAIGMIEVMTEDPDTVGETLAPLAQKLAGRAVVNDWKTINASLFEALAVERVAMFVVLSIIVLVAVFNILSSLIMLVRAKTRDIAIMRTMGATRRSILKIFVTAGFLIGALGTGAGLILGFVALEFRQSVVRMFELFTGQELWDPSIRFLSELPARTDPKEVTIIIGMALILSFLATLYPAFKAASTDPVQVLRYE